CTGCCTGGCCATTGTCGGTTCGCGATCCTGCTCAACCTACGGACGGAATGCCGCCAACCGTCTGGCGCGCGACCTGGCCAGCCGGGGTGTGACCATCGTCTCCGGCCTGGCGCGGGGCATTGACACGGCCGCCCACGAAGCGGCGCTTGATGCTGGGGGGCGAACCATCGCCGTACTGGGGACGGGATTGGACGACACCTACCCACGGGAAAATGCCAAACTTGCTGACCGGATAGCAGAAACCGGGGCGCTGGTGACGGAATTCCCCTTTGAAAAGCCTCCGGCCCCCCAGAACTTTCCCTACCGGAACCGGGTCATTGCCGGATTGTGCCTGGGTGTTCTGGTCGTGGAAGCGGCTGAGCAGTCCGGCTCACTCATCACGGCGCGGCTGGCTCTCGAACAGGGGCGCGAAGTGTTCGCCGTGCCGGGCAACATCACTTCGGGGAAGTCCATCGGCACGAACCGGCTCATTCAGGATGGCGCCAAACTCGTGATGGACTGGCAGGATGTCGTGGCCGAGTTTTCCTATGATCTGCGGCAACGGCTCCGCACCGGACAGCCTGCGGCAACGCCACAGGAAAGCCACTTGCCCTTTGATTTGGGCGAGGATGAGCAGTGTATTCTGGCGCTGGTGGGCTTTGATCAGCCGGTGTATGTGGATGGGTTGATTGTGCAGAGTGGGCTGGGGCAGCCACGAACCATGGCTGCCCTGCTCAACCTGACACTGCGCGGCCTGCTGCGTGAGTTGCCCGGCAAGTGCTACGTCCGGGCGTGGAATGGATAACCTTTCTGCCCAGGGGCAGAACCCGGTTACTTGCCCGCCGGGGCGGCGCTGGACGGCGGGCCGGCCGGCTCGGCCGGCGGCGAGTTGACGACGGCCTTCATCGCCTCGTCAATGGCTTTCTGGGCATCGGCGACCATCTGCTCCCACCGTTGATCCTTGGGAATATCCTTGTCGAGGCTGGGCATCGAAAGCCGCATCTGGCTGATCTGTCCGTCTGAGCCGTAGTAGAGCCGCAGATCGCCCAGCAGTTTCGTCTGGGAAAAGGCATAGACGACCGAAACATCGTTGACCTTTTGCACCTGAAGGTACATCGCCCCGGAGTTGTTGGCCACAACGACGAGATCAATGCCCGGCACTTTGGTGATTTTGTCGGTCTGAATGTCCGGCCCATAGGACATCACAATGACGAAGTCGGCCTTGGTGCGCAGTTCGGGCAGAACCCGCTTGAGGGCTTCCGCCGGGTCCTCGATGGCAAAGTTGAGCGTTTCAGCGCCGGGATTGGGGTTGGCCATGGTGACGCCGGTAATCCCCAGCCGGACGGGTTTGGGCAGCCGCTTGCTCTCCACGGTCTCAATGACGTAGGCGGGGAGCGGCGTCAGTTCCGGCTTGGTGGGACGGATGTTGGCGGAGACGATGCGGTTCAGGAAGGGAAACGTCTGGCGTTTGGTATCAAACTCAGGCTTGTGCAGCAGCTCGGCCAGCATCTGGACATCGAAGTAGCTCGCGTTGGCGGCGGCAAACCCGGCTTCGCCGTAGGCGCGCAGCATCCACTCGTTGCGCACGCGGTCGTAGGGCTGAATGTAGCCTACCGAGTTGGCAAACATCCGTCCGGCGTCGAGCTGCACAATGGCGGCGTCGGGAGCGAGCTTTTTGAGACCTTCAGCATAGCCCATCCGCCAGGCAATCCCGCCTTGGGGATGCTTGGGGCAGCCGCAATCTTTGAGGTTGCCCTGCACATCAGAGCCGAACAGAACCGAGAGGGCAAAACCGTCATCCTGGCCGAGTCGGGCGGCAAACTCCGGCGACATCGCTGCCGCTCCCGGATTGGCATCACCGGCCGCCGAGCCATTCTGACAACTGAGCGAGGGAAGGAGTCCGGCCAGCAGCGCCAAAGCTGCGGCGAGTATGATTGCAGACTTGGGTTTCATCGGGTCATCTGTCTCCCGCAAAGATGTGAAGTGAAAGCCTGATTATGGACGAAATGGGATGCGCTGCAAGCCGTCCCTTGCTTCCGTTTTGGGGCGCGGCCTATTCTGCCAGACCTGTATTTTATTTCCCCCTCGGCGCTTCCCGCAGCGTAGCTGCCTGCCCACTGCCTCTGCCGACATGTCGAAACGCCCTGCGCCGAGTCCTGCTGCGTTCATCCCGTCGCTCCCACGCGATGCCGACAGTTATGCGGGCAGTTTTCAACTCCATATCAATGTGGCCTCACGACATCTCACCCAAAAGCGGCATGTCATTGTCTATCTGCCACCCGGTCACGGCGCAGACCCGGCAGTACGCTATCCGGTGCTGTATATGCACGATGGGCAAAACCTTTTCGATGGCGATACGGCCTACATCCGGGGCCATGACTGGAAGATGGCCCGGACGGCCGAACGGCTCATGCTCGAAAAGAAAATCGAACCCCTCATCATCGTGGGCATCTGGAACACGGGCGTCCACCGCATGGACGAATACACACCCACCCGCGATCCCGGCGTCAAACAGGGCGGGCTGCTGCCCATGTATGGACGTTTCATCGTTGAGGAACTCAAGCCTTTCGTGGATGCCACCTACTGTACCGATCCCGCCCGTGACCGCACCGGTATTGGCGGTTCATCGCTGGGGGGGCTGGCCGCCCTGCTGCTGGGGTTGCACTACTCGGAGTATTTTGGGCGCATTGCCGCCCTTTCACCCTCGCTGTGGTGGGACCACGGCGTTGCCTTTCGGCTTGTGCGGCACCTGAAGCGCAAGCCGGATGTCCGCATCTGGCTCGATATGGGCACGCGCGAGATGGGGGGCGGCATTGCGCAGGTGCGGCGCATGCGCGATCTGCTCATCGAATACGGCTGGTTGCCCGACAAAGACCTGTTCTACCGTGAGGTGCGGGGGGGAAAGCACACCGAAGGCGACTGGGGAAAGCGCGTCGGCACGGTCCTGCGCCGGCTCTACCCGGTCAAAACAGCCCGCACCCGCAAGCCCCGGCAGACCGCTCCGGCCGGAAGCTGAGGAAAGCGCCCGCCGGCCGATCAGCGTTTGAGCAGGTCCCGAATCTCGGTCAGCAGTTTTTCCTCATTGGTCGGCTCCGGCGGGGACGCCGCCGGAGCCGGCGCTGGTTGCCGCAGGCGGTTGACAGCCTTGATGACGAGAAAGACGGAAGCAGCAATGATGAAAAACTGAAGGATGACCTGAAAAAAGTTGCCATACCGGATCGCAATGACCGGATCGCCGGCTTTGGCCGCTTCCTTGAGGACGATTCCGGCTTCGGAGAGATTGACCCCGCTGGTGAGCAGGCTGATGGGCGGCAGGATGATGTCCTCGACGAAGGACGACACAATTTTGCCAAAGGCACCACCGATGACGACGCCGATGGCCAGATCAATGACGCTGCCGCGTGAGATGAAGGTTTTGAATTCCTGAACGACGCTCATAACCAGATAGAGAAGGGCAGGCTATGCCTGCTGCAAGCTTGGCTATGGTGTTTCCCGGAGAAGTTCATCCGTTCGAGGGGTGGTGATGATGCGCGCCCCCTGCCGGTAGGTGATATAGCGGAAAATCCATTCGGTGAGAACACTGACCTTGTTGTTGAAGCCGACCAGCATGGCCAGGTGGACGATGAGCCAGCCAACCCAGGCCAGGAAGCCGGTCATGCGCAGTTTGCCAGCCTCCAGAACGGCGGCCGCCCGTCCGATGGTTGCCATGCTGCCCTTGTCGAAATAGACGAACGGCGGCGGCTTGGGCCGGCCGCGCAACTCGGCGGCCAGAACCCTGGCGGCATAGCGTCCCATCTGAAGCGCCGCCGGCGCCACGCCCGGTACGACGACGCCCCTGGCGTCGGTCAGCGCCGCGATGTCGCCGATGGCGAAGATTTCGGGATGACCGGGAACCCGCAGGTCGGGTTCAACCTGAATCCGCCCGGTCCGGTCGGTGGGCAACCCCAGTTTGCGCGCCAGAGGATGCCCTTCGACCCCGGCGCACCAGATGATGTTGGCCGCCTCGATGATTTTTCCGTTGTCCAGTTCAATCTGGTGTGGTCCGACGCGGACGACACGCGAGGAGACACGCACATCCACGCCGAGCTGAACAAGCTTCTGGCGGGCATACTCCGAAAGGGCCGGATGATAGGGCGGAAGCAGGCGTGGGGCACCCTGAATGAGGAAGACCCGCGCCTGGGAGGTATCAATGTTTTTGAAATCGCGCCGCAGGACGCGCCGCGTCAGCTCGCCGAGCGCCCCGGCCAGTTCAACGCCGGTCGGGCCGCCCCCCACGACGACAAAGGTGGTCAGGCACTTGACCAGGGACGGATCGGGACAGTTTTCGGCTTCTTCAAACGCCGAGAGCACCCGGTTGCGGATGTTGAGGGCATCCTCGATGCCCTTGAGTCCGCCGGCATAGCGCGCCCAGTCGTTGTTGCCGAAGTAGCCCGTCCGGGCCCCGATGGCCAGCACGAGGTGGTCGTACTCAAGTGTCCGCCGCCGCATGGTGATGGTACGGCTCTGGCGGTCAATCCCGGTAACTTCATCCATCAGCACGGTGATGTCGCGCCGCCGGTCGAAAATCGTGCGGATGGGTTCGGCAATGTCGGCTGGAGAGAGGTCGGCCGTCGCCACCTGATACAGAAGGGGCTGGAAGAGATGATAGTTGTTGCGGTCCACCAGCGTGATGTCCGCCAGCCCTTCCGGGAAAGACTGGCAGAAGGCGACGCCACCAAACCCGGCGCCGACAACGACGATGTGTTTGCGTCGGGAAGCAGATTGGGTCATCCGAACCGGTACGTCTTCTGAATGGATGGTTTCGAGGCCTTTCGTCTCACAGTGGGGGAGCGCCTTGACGGCGGAGTCCTTACTTCGCCACATTCCACCCGGCAATTCAAGCCAGCAATTCAGGCCCAGGCAGGACAGGTACCATGACGGCGTTGATGAAAGTTGCCCGCGTGTATGACTTCGATGACGTTCGGATTGAGCACATGCCACGTCCGGCGGTCGGCCCCCGCGAGCTGTTGGTTCAGGTCAAGGCCAGCGGGATTTGCTCCGGGGATGTGACGCCCTGGTACATCAAGCGCAAGGCGGGCAAGGTTCTGGGCCACGAACCGGCCGGCGTCGTGGCCGAAGTCGGCGCTGAAGTGACCGGTTTTCGCGTCGGCGATCCCGTGTTTGCCCACCACCATGCACCCTGCTTTGCCTGCAAGTTCTGTGAAAAGGGCGAGTACGTCCAGTGCGCGACGTGGAAAGCCTCGCACATCGTGCCGGGTGCCATTGCCGAGTATTTCCTCGTCCCGGAAGTCAACCTGCGCGACACCCTGCGCCTGCCTGAAGGGATGTCCTTCGAGGATGGGGCGCTCGTCGAACCGGCCGCCTGTTCGGTCAAGGCCATCCGCAAGGCCCGGCTTCACCCACGCGATACGGTGCTCATCATCGGGTTAGGGATCATGGGGCAGATGAACGTCCTGCTTGCCCGGCAGGCCGGCGTCGAGCGGATCATCGGGGCTGATCTGGTGGACTGGCGCTGTGCCAAGGCGCTGGAGTTCGGCGCGGATGCCGTCATCAACCCGGCACGCGAAGACCTGGTGGAACGACTGGGGGAACTGACTGCCGGCGCGATGGCGGATGTCGTCATTGTGGGGCCGGGCAGCATACCGGTGATGGAATTGGGTATCCGCTGCGCCGGAAAAGGTGGGACGGTCGTGTTTTTCATGGGGTCATCGCCGGGTGAACGCCTTACCGTCGAGCCGTTCCATCTGTATTTCAACGAGATTGACCTGGTGATGAGCTATTCCTGCGGGCCTGACGACACGCGGGCGGCGCTTCAGTGCATTGCCGAGGGCGTCCTGACGGCCGGAAAGCTGGTCACGCATCGCTACACCCTGGAAGACACGGGGCTTGGCTTCCGAAAAATGGCTGAGGCGCAGGATGTGCTCAAGGCGCAGATCATTTTTCCCTGATGGATGTTTTCTGAAGGGAGGCCTGGCTGCCCCCTGTGCCCCAGGGGAGAGCAAAGCGGCGGTTGGCCGCCGTTGGCCGGCAGAGTAGAGTGGTACCACCAGCCCTTGTTGCCGTCGGCTATGAGTGCTAAGAACAAAAGCGCCGAAACTCCTTGGCCTGGGAAGGCGACGGCGGGCTGGACAGTACGTTTGCGGCAACGCGGTTGGTCGTCCCGATTCATTCCCGGATGTGCCGTTGGTAAACGCGCATGCAACTTCATATCTGGTTCGTTGGAAGCGCCGAACCAATCGAGGTTCGCATGGACACGGAAGTTGAAAATGTGGATGCGCTTGGTATCTTGCTGTCGCAGGCCCGGTGGTTGGCTGTGGATGGAGGACGGCTCATCAATCTGTCCAATGTCCGTATGATTCGCCTTCTGCAAAGCGGTGAAGGTGTGACATCTTCGGTTGCCCGGATGGAGATATGACATGCTGTTTGGCAAGAAACCCAAAAAATCGGCGACGTTGCTTGAGTATGGCACGGTGACTGGCGAGGTGACGGGAACCAACGAGCTGCGCACGGCAGAGGGCAGGCTGTATCGGTTATTTGAGAACCCCATCCATCTCAAGGATACCGAACCGCGCCCGCTGGATGTTTCAGCGCGGCTGGGAACCACCATCAAGGTCGCTGGCAGTGTCGGTTCCGACACGATTTACGAAGCCAAACTCGTTACGTCCTGACACTGAAGCGTGCACGGCGGGCTTTCCGGCCGTGGGCGCGTTCCACAAGGCTGACGTCCCCTGAAAATCTGTCTGAAGCGGGTCTGGCCGTGCGCCGGCTGACGCCTGCCGGGTATCAATGGTGAGTTGTGATGCCGGTGATTGAGTTTGTCATCTACGTCATCGCCTATGTTGCGATTGGCTTTCTGTTCGTGCGCTTCGGGTTGCGCACGTCCGAGGGGCCGCTCACCACCACCCAGGCGTTGAAAATTGCCCTGCCGGTCGGGGTGGCCATGGCTATTGCGACGGTGTATTTCAGCGGCTGAGTCCGTGATTGATTCGGCATGCCCGATGGCATGCCATTGTCGGGAGGAACTTATGGGGCAGTATGTACGTGAGCCATACGAAGGCTATCTGGGGGGAGCCTTCCACAACTACGCAGAGAGTTTCGGAGACCTGATCTCCAGCCTGGTCGAGGCGCTTGGCGCCCTGCTCAAGACGCTGGCGGAAGGTGCCATCGCTCTGATTTCGACGCTGATGCAGCCCCAGCCAGCAGCGGGTCCAAGTGCATAGGTCAGACCGATGAGGTCACGAACTGCACCGCCGCCGCCGGTGGGTGCGCCGTGACACAGGCTGGCGGCCGGTGGCCCGATGACATTTCTGCTTGATGGCCCGGCGGGTCCGCTGGAGGCGCTGTACACGCGCGCCCCCAATCCGCGGGGATGGGCGGCTTTGGTTTGTCATCCGCATCCGGTTTTTGGCGGGACGATGCACAACCGTGTGGTGTATCGCACCGCCAAAGCTTTTTTGGCCGGCGGCGCCCATGTGCTGCGGTTCAACTTCCGGGGGGTGGGTGCCAGTCGTGGCGGCTATGACGGTGGCATCGGTGAGCAGGCCGATGCTGCGGCCGCACTGGCCTATCTGCAAGCACACCATCCGCAGGAAGTGATCGTCGTGGCCGGCTTTTCCTTTGGTTCGTGGGTTGGGTTTCAGGCGGCGCTCCGCTGTCCCCAGGTCAGGGGACTGCTGGGCGTGGGCGTGCCGGCCCTGCGGTTTGACTTTTCATTCCTGCACAGGGTGACACTCCCGAAGTGGATCATTCAGGGAGACGCCGACGAATTCGGCCCGGCAGCGGACGTTGAAGCCCTGCTTGCGCGCTGCCAGGAACCGAAAGGGCGGACCTTCATCCCACGCGCCAATCATTTCTTCGATGAACATCAGACAGAACTTGCCGACGCACTCACCGCCGCCGTAGCCTGGTTACAGCGGCAGTCCCTTCCGGCCTAGCCAAAGACACCCTGCGAGAATGCCCTGCGAGGTTCATGCCATGCCGATGCCAGATGCCCCAGAGGTTCTGACGCCAGCCGCCGACACCACCGGTTCCGTTACGGAGGACGCTGCTCCCGCCGCCGCCCCGGCGCAGGATGCAGCGGGCGCAACCAGGGAAGAGGAAAGCTTCAGGCAGCTCATCCGCGACTTTGTGTTGGGCAACAGCCAGAATCCCGATGACATGCCCGGACTACGGTTTTATGTCGTCTTTGCCGGGATGCTGGCCCTGGCGCTCGGCGGCGTGGCGGTGGTGGCGATCCTGCTGGGGCTGGTCCAGTGGGTGCGCTCATTTTTTCATTGAAACGACACAAACTTTCAGGCTTCTTGAGCCTGGCATAGGCTGACCGAGGGGCCGAGGCGTGCGCGTTGTTGTCTGTTCCCAACCCGGAAGGAACCTGAGAAAGACTTTGCCGGGAAAAACTTTGACACGAAAAACCTAGCGTTTCCCTTGGCGGGAGGGCGGCGCCGGCGCCGGAAGCTTGCCTTTTCTGACCGTCCAGACGTTGTTGACCAGACCGGCTGTGTATTCCACCTGGGTGGGGTTGCCGCTTTTGTCGAGCAGCGTCACCATGAATCTGGCTTCGGTATCGCTGTCGTTCTGGTAGGCCACCGGATATATCCCCCGCACCGGAAGTTCATAGTAGGCGGAAGTGTAGTTGCCGGACCTGGCATCCAGACGGACGACGTAGATGCGGTCGAAATCGGCCACCGGGTCGTTGCTGAAAATCTGCTTGTCGAGAATGAAGTAGTTTTTGAGCGCCGTGCCGCTTTTGTCGAGTGTCACCCCAAAGGGAATTGCGCCCACCATGCGCCTTCCGCTCCCGATGATACCGGCGATGGCGGGTGGTTCGATGAGTTCGACCGAGCCGCCGTAGAGCCAGCCAATCCGGTAGATGGACCCTTCCGGGAAGCGGACGAGATACCAGGAGTCATATTTGACATCCGTTTCGTCCGCGCCGGGCTTTTCTGTCTCGTCCGTGACGGCTGCCCGCCGCTCAACCCGTTGCCGCTTGAGAACGTCAAACTCCGTGCCGCTTTTGAGCACCGTAATCACGTCGGCATCCCGGCGGGGCTGGACGCGCAGGCGGGTTTCACGCTTGAGGCGACCGCCAATCTGTGGCTGGACGTTGGCATATTCCTGATCGAGTGCCAGGCAGGCGTCGAGAAGCTTGCGCGAGACCACATGGCGGGACTCAACCCAGCCGACTTTGGATTCCCCTTCCTTCTGTACCTTGAGCCATTCGACGCCATTGACCTCGGCCTGGTGATAAATCGCCAGCTTGTCGCCTTTCTGGAGTTGCCCGACTTTCGAGTTGACCAGCGCCGTTGAGTTGAACACCTCAGCCCGTTCGGAAATCACCACACCGTCATCGAGCTTGCTTCCACCGGTCGCTATTTTGAAGCAGGCCGGCTGCACGGCAAAAACCAGCAGGGACACCAGAGCCAGGAATGTGTAACCAGGATGCCGGGGCAGGGAGTGAAGAGGCATGTAAAGTTCAGTGAATGCCGAAGAACCAGGTGCAATCGTGCTTTCGGTTCAAATCCCAGGTGAAATGCCGGGAGCAAAACGCTATCCTAGCCGCTTTACTCACGCAACTCCCGGCCGGCCGCGTGCGTCTCCACCGCTGGACTGGGGTTTGAACGATGTTCAGCGCGGAAAACCTGTCGAAGGAGTCATTTGTGAACAAGCAGCTTGCGGTTGGAGTCATCTTTGGCGGCCGGTCGAGTGAGCATGAGGTGTCGCTGCGGTCGGCCGCCACCATCCTGTCGGCGCTCGACCCGGAGAAGTACCACGCCATACCGATTGGGATTACCCGGTCCGGGGTTTGGGTGGCTGGTCCGGCGGCAACCGAAATGCTGTCCCCGGGCGGTGCGTCGCCCGGCCAGGTGGGCGGCCAGGTGGGCGGTGTCGAATCGCCGCCACCGACCAGAATACTGGCTTCGCTGTCCAATGTGCTTGGGGAACTCGATGTGGTGATCCCTGTTCTGCATGGAACCTATGGCGAGGATGGCACGATTCAGGGTTTGTTGGAGATGCTGGGCATCCCGTATGTCGGGTGTGGGGTACTGGCCTCGGCTGCGGGCATGGACAAAATCGTGATGAAGCAGTTGTTCCGCCAGTCCGGGCTGCCCGTCGTCGAATTCCGCTGGTTTACAAGCCAGGACTGGGCTGTGCAGGGCGATGCCTTGCAGTCGGACATCCTTCGGCAGCTCGGTCTGCCGGTGTTCGTCAAACCGGCCAACCTTGGCTCTTCGGTGGGCATTACGCGCGTGGACGACCCGGCCGACTTTGCCACAGCCGTTGCCCTGGCGGTGCAGTATGACCGGCGCATCATCGTCGAAAAGGGCTATGACGTACGTGAAATTGAGGTCAGCGTGCTCGGCAACGAGCAGCCGGAAGCCAGTGTGCCGGGAGAGATTATCAGTGGCGCGGCATTTTATGATTATGCCGACAAATACTCGCCCGACAGTCAATCGCAGTTGGTCATCCCGGCGCCGCTCGCGCCGGAGCAGACCGAGCAGGTGCGTCACCTGGCCGTCCGCGCCTTCCAGGCCATTGACGGCGCCGGACTGGCGCGGGTGGATTTCTTCCTGCTCCGCCAGACGAACACGCTGGTGGTCAACGAAATCAACACGATGCCGGGCTTTACCCGCATCAGCATGTATCCCAAGCTGTGGGAAGCCAGCGGGTGGTCCCTCCCGGCCGTGCTGGATCGGTTGATTGATCTGGCCTTTGCCCGCCATGCCGAAAAGTCCCGGCTGGCGTGTGGACTACCACTGGAAACCAGCGCCGGCCAGCCCTGACCCGATAGTGCGGAGGAAACAGGGAGTAGGGAGTAGGAAGTAGGAAGTAGAAAATGGGAAGCAGGGAGTCAGTTATGAGGTGCTTCAGAGAGTTTTGGCGTCAGGTGCGTTTGGGCTGGGTGGTTGGTGTGCTGTGTGGCGTGGTTGTGCTGGGACAGCCCCTTCCGGCGCTCTATGCCCAGCAGGCGCCGCGCACCCCGAACCGTCCCGGCGCGACACCCCAGGAAAGGGACCCCGGAGAGGATGTCATTCGCATCACCAACGTGACCGTCCCGGTGATTGTGACCGACCAGGACGACCGCTTCATCAGCAAGCTGACTAGGGATGACTTTGAAATCTACGAAAACAAGAAAAAGCAGAAGATCGAGTCCTTCGAGGACAAAACTGACCTGCCCCTGTTCGTCGCCGTGCTGATGGACACCAGCGCCAGCATCAAGCCCAAGCTGAAGTTTCAGAAGGAAGCCACCATTTCCTTTCTTCAGACCATCATCCGGCGGCGCAAGGACCAGGCGCTCTTTGTGACCTTTGATTCAACGGTTCAGTTGCGGCAGGACTTCACCGACGACACCAACCTTCTGGCCAAAGCCATCATGGAGGTCAAAGCCAGCGGCGACACGGCGCTGTATGACGCGGTGTACCGGGTGTGTGAGGAAAAAATGTACAACGTGCCCACACCCCGGAAGATCATCATCGTCATTACGGACGGCGCCGATACCGCCAGCGAGCACACGCTGGAGGAAGCCATCGAAATTGCCCAGCGTTATGAAGTGCTCATCTTCGGCATCAGCACGCGCAACGCCGGCTTTTTCGGCACCGGCGCCGGCATGGTGGCCGGTGAGGATGACGAGGCGCTGCGTAAACTGTGCACGCGAACCGGTGGCGACGTAGCCTTCCCCCAGAAGGTCATTGACCTCGAACGCGCCTTCCAGCGCATTGATCAGGCGGCCCGGCGGTACTATCTGCTGTCATACGAACCACAGGACCCGGACACGCCCGGCTACCGGAAAATCGAAGTGCGGGTGGTGACGCGCAAGAACGTCAAGGTCAAGGCACGCGACGGCTACATGGTACGGCGGCGGGCAGGCAGCAGCGCCGGTTCATCGCTCTGAAACCGGACTGGAACCGTCTCCATCCGGCTGTGGCAGGCGTGGTCGGCAGCCCAGGGCTGCGGACACGCTTTTCATTTGATGACGCCACGCTGCGAGCTGGCAATGAAATCCAGCAGCCGGCGAATGCGCGGATGGTCGCCAAGTTTTTCCGTGATGGCGGC
This window of the Chloracidobacterium sp. N genome carries:
- the dprA gene encoding DNA-processing protein DprA, giving the protein MPSNTRRHRPLKAMADDLRDWFRLWLTPGVGPVVGGKLIHHFGTPAAALAAPYSELRAVGVPEETARAIVGQASEAAVERQLAALERSGGCVLTLADTAYPALLRAIPDPPLLLFVRGNLADAVAQPCLAIVGSRSCSTYGRNAANRLARDLASRGVTIVSGLARGIDTAAHEAALDAGGRTIAVLGTGLDDTYPRENAKLADRIAETGALVTEFPFEKPPAPQNFPYRNRVIAGLCLGVLVVEAAEQSGSLITARLALEQGREVFAVPGNITSGKSIGTNRLIQDGAKLVMDWQDVVAEFSYDLRQRLRTGQPAATPQESHLPFDLGEDEQCILALVGFDQPVYVDGLIVQSGLGQPRTMAALLNLTLRGLLRELPGKCYVRAWNG
- a CDS encoding alpha/beta hydrolase, whose protein sequence is MSKRPAPSPAAFIPSLPRDADSYAGSFQLHINVASRHLTQKRHVIVYLPPGHGADPAVRYPVLYMHDGQNLFDGDTAYIRGHDWKMARTAERLMLEKKIEPLIIVGIWNTGVHRMDEYTPTRDPGVKQGGLLPMYGRFIVEELKPFVDATYCTDPARDRTGIGGSSLGGLAALLLGLHYSEYFGRIAALSPSLWWDHGVAFRLVRHLKRKPDVRIWLDMGTREMGGGIAQVRRMRDLLIEYGWLPDKDLFYREVRGGKHTEGDWGKRVGTVLRRLYPVKTARTRKPRQTAPAGS
- the mscL gene encoding large-conductance mechanosensitive channel protein MscL, coding for MSVVQEFKTFISRGSVIDLAIGVVIGGAFGKIVSSFVEDIILPPISLLTSGVNLSEAGIVLKEAAKAGDPVIAIRYGNFFQVILQFFIIAASVFLVIKAVNRLRQPAPAPAASPPEPTNEEKLLTEIRDLLKR
- a CDS encoding NAD(P)/FAD-dependent oxidoreductase, producing MTQSASRRKHIVVVGAGFGGVAFCQSFPEGLADITLVDRNNYHLFQPLLYQVATADLSPADIAEPIRTIFDRRRDITVLMDEVTGIDRQSRTITMRRRTLEYDHLVLAIGARTGYFGNNDWARYAGGLKGIEDALNIRNRVLSAFEEAENCPDPSLVKCLTTFVVVGGGPTGVELAGALGELTRRVLRRDFKNIDTSQARVFLIQGAPRLLPPYHPALSEYARQKLVQLGVDVRVSSRVVRVGPHQIELDNGKIIEAANIIWCAGVEGHPLARKLGLPTDRTGRIQVEPDLRVPGHPEIFAIGDIAALTDARGVVVPGVAPAALQMGRYAARVLAAELRGRPKPPPFVYFDKGSMATIGRAAAVLEAGKLRMTGFLAWVGWLIVHLAMLVGFNNKVSVLTEWIFRYITYRQGARIITTPRTDELLRETP
- a CDS encoding zinc-binding dehydrogenase, coding for MTALMKVARVYDFDDVRIEHMPRPAVGPRELLVQVKASGICSGDVTPWYIKRKAGKVLGHEPAGVVAEVGAEVTGFRVGDPVFAHHHAPCFACKFCEKGEYVQCATWKASHIVPGAIAEYFLVPEVNLRDTLRLPEGMSFEDGALVEPAACSVKAIRKARLHPRDTVLIIGLGIMGQMNVLLARQAGVERIIGADLVDWRCAKALEFGADAVINPAREDLVERLGELTAGAMADVVIVGPGSIPVMELGIRCAGKGGTVVFFMGSSPGERLTVEPFHLYFNEIDLVMSYSCGPDDTRAALQCIAEGVLTAGKLVTHRYTLEDTGLGFRKMAEAQDVLKAQIIFP
- a CDS encoding alpha/beta hydrolase, with product MTFLLDGPAGPLEALYTRAPNPRGWAALVCHPHPVFGGTMHNRVVYRTAKAFLAGGAHVLRFNFRGVGASRGGYDGGIGEQADAAAALAYLQAHHPQEVIVVAGFSFGSWVGFQAALRCPQVRGLLGVGVPALRFDFSFLHRVTLPKWIIQGDADEFGPAADVEALLARCQEPKGRTFIPRANHFFDEHQTELADALTAAVAWLQRQSLPA
- a CDS encoding SH3 domain-containing protein, whose product is MPLHSLPRHPGYTFLALVSLLVFAVQPACFKIATGGSKLDDGVVISERAEVFNSTALVNSKVGQLQKGDKLAIYHQAEVNGVEWLKVQKEGESKVGWVESRHVVSRKLLDACLALDQEYANVQPQIGGRLKRETRLRVQPRRDADVITVLKSGTEFDVLKRQRVERRAAVTDETEKPGADETDVKYDSWYLVRFPEGSIYRIGWLYGGSVELIEPPAIAGIIGSGRRMVGAIPFGVTLDKSGTALKNYFILDKQIFSNDPVADFDRIYVVRLDARSGNYTSAYYELPVRGIYPVAYQNDSDTEARFMVTLLDKSGNPTQVEYTAGLVNNVWTVRKGKLPAPAPPSRQGKR
- a CDS encoding VWA domain-containing protein; translation: MRCFREFWRQVRLGWVVGVLCGVVVLGQPLPALYAQQAPRTPNRPGATPQERDPGEDVIRITNVTVPVIVTDQDDRFISKLTRDDFEIYENKKKQKIESFEDKTDLPLFVAVLMDTSASIKPKLKFQKEATISFLQTIIRRRKDQALFVTFDSTVQLRQDFTDDTNLLAKAIMEVKASGDTALYDAVYRVCEEKMYNVPTPRKIIIVITDGADTASEHTLEEAIEIAQRYEVLIFGISTRNAGFFGTGAGMVAGEDDEALRKLCTRTGGDVAFPQKVIDLERAFQRIDQAARRYYLLSYEPQDPDTPGYRKIEVRVVTRKNVKVKARDGYMVRRRAGSSAGSSL